In the genome of Acipenser ruthenus unplaced genomic scaffold, fAciRut3.2 maternal haplotype, whole genome shotgun sequence, the window TCACGCTCAGATTCTACATGGTAAAGAGACAGCAGTGAATCAGGGACGGTTTATTCTGACCTGCGCTGGAGAATCTCCCGGAATGACACACCCAGGACCGAACCCGACCCTCACCCCAATCCCACCCACGGACTCTCACTGTGATTACTGTGATTGGACGCTGCCAGTGTCATTTCAGCAAAAACAACGCAGCGGGAACTGAgaattctgtattattattaatgagctcAGGTCTGGCCAGGGCGGGTGTCATGTGAtgtctgtctgtcatgtgatgtctgtctctctgtctgtctgtctctctgcctgcctgcttgtctgtctctctgtgtctgtctctgtcggTCTCTctgcctgcttgtctgtctgtctctctgcctgcctgcttgtctgtctctctgtgtctgtctctctgcctgcttgtctgtctgtctgtgtgtgtgtctgtctgtctgtctctctgcctgcctgcttgtctgtctctctgtgtctgtctctgtcggTCTCTctgcctgcttgtctgtctgtctgtctgtcagctctctttctgtctgtctctctgcctgtctgtgtgtctctgtctgtctgtctgtctgtctgtctctctgtcggtCTCTctgcctgcttgtctgtctgtctgtctgtctgtcagctctctttctgtctgtctgtctgcctgcctgtctgtctgtctctcatctctgtctgcctctctctctgcctgcctgtctccctgtgtgtgtgtgtcagtccgtgtgtctgtctgcgCATGCAAAGGAATAGTTTTGTAACTAGTGCTCCCCACAGCGTGAAAAAGTGTCCAAaaggaggtaaaataaataaataaataaataaatacataaatacattaaaaaagtaaTTCTGGTGTTTTTATTTACCTTGGTTTTCTCTGCTTGTGGGATCACCTAGATAAATAAGGTTAGTATCACTTTAAGTTCAATGTGTTATAATTTGACTCCTGTTgcatttcacccattccaggttatactaccagcttgatcagcccccagtgtgtctgggtaacaagctcaggtgtgtcttattattaaactcctagtgaaaccaggaatggatcacactgctgtgcagcgggagtctcattcccatccctgaaCAGCAACAAAATTCACCTCTTAACCCCACTTTGTACGATCCCAGTGTGTTTCCACTTTTCAATATTAAGGCGCATAGGAATGACTCCCCTCAAAACAGCTGTGAACTAATCAATACCCCAATGGAGCCGCACAAACCGATCATTGATCATCGAGCCGATCTGAAACTCTGCACAGTGCTTCTCAATCTTCAAGTTTGTCAGCGCTGATCAGGAGTTCTGAATCAGCCATACAGCACCTGTTCTTCCAAGAGAGCCTGGAAGTTCTTGCGAAATCGTAGTTTAAAATGGTCGCCTCGGGTTTTTTTCCTCTTCTTacctaaacaaaaagaaaaaaaaaagaattatttccGAAACTACTGGGGCGACTTTTCTGCAGCCAAACTTACGAGAGTAAATTAGCTTCAAAATCCTGGTCTTGTTGCTTCCTCGCCTGTTCAGGGTGTCACTCGgagtgaattatttttttattattccaacCGTTCAAGAACATTTGACCTAGGAAGTGCGGCGCTCTCTGAAATCAAGGCCTGCAAACTCTGTCATAGTGTAGTACCACAgcgatggaaatgagactcccactgcagagcggtttgatccgttcctggttttactagaagtttaataatctgacacacctgagcttgttacctagacagggcagcagtgtggagtagtggtcagggctctggactcttgaccggagggtcgtgggttcaatcccaggtgggggacactgctgctgtacccttgagcaaggtactttacctagattgctccagtaaaaacccaactgtataaatgggtaattgtatgtaaaaataatgtgatatcttctaacaattgtaagtcgccctggataagggcgtctgctaagaaataaataataataataatagacacagtgtggggctgatcaagctggtagtaaaacctggactgggtgacactgctgtgcaacaggagtcttatttccagattattattattattatttatttcttagcagacgcccttatccagggcgacttacaattgttacaagatatcacattttacagatatcacattattttttacatataattccccatttatacagttgggtttttactggagcaatctaggtaaagtaccttgctcaagggtacagcagcagtgtcccccacaggggattgaacccacaaccctccggtcaagagtccagagccctaaccattactccacactgctgcccagatacGTCGttctcaacaaaacaaaaacttgtttattttaaaactggacattcaagactattttttttgtaataatataaCTTTCTCTAAAAAGTCAATAAAATACAAGTATCTCTCTTTCTTCAGTCCTCGTGGTGTTAAACTACAGGCAGCAGTATTTTGGCAGTAGAATTTGTACTGCTAATAGaaaacctcaaaaaaaaaaacaacaaagatttTCTACCGATTCTAaaccactcttttttttttgtcccccaGTCTTACTAGATTCGTGCCTGTCGTCGAACTGAGGCAGCCGCTTGACCAGCTGGGGCAGGTTGGCGTGAGGATCGTCCTGGAAATTGTCCTTCTCTAGCGCCTCGAGCTGGCGGTTCAGCCGCCGCTGCCGTGTGGCGCGGTCTAATATCCGCCGCTGATTCGCCTCCTGTGAGCgcgctggagagagagagagagagaaagaaagatggggaggagagggggagagagagagagaaagatggggaggagagagagagagagagagagagagagagagagagagagagagagagagggagagagagagagagagagagagagagaaatattgCATGACTTGACTCAAGAATATTGATTTAATCCGCTCTTGCGGATTATAAAGGAATTGATGAGGCATCCCGTTTTGTTTTATGGTAAAAGCCGCTCTAattttatccagggtgacttacaattgttacaagatatcacattatttttacatacagttccccatttatacagttgggtttttactggagcaatctaggtaaagtaccttgttcaagggtacagcagcagtgtcccccccacctgggattgaacccacaaccctccggtcaagagtccagagtccctgaccactactccacactgctatctatctatctatctatctattaacACACTGTAGATGCAAATACGTTTATGGATGTTAGTTTATATTCACGATTATAAACAGGCTTTAAAACTGTAAACACATTGGAAGCCATGACTGCGACCTGCATTTAAGTCAATTGTAAAAAAAGCATGAAGATTCACTCGCTACGAatacattaacagacacacacaccatttgtaattttaaaatcacagtattattattttttttctctttgtcgcATTATCGGGACAGGATCGCGCCTGTGTTGTTATGCTACTGAAGAGATTCAACACGTTACACCGTATGCctcgtgttttattttttaaaacgtatatttttgtatatatagttGCTCTTTCAAACAATACGCTATCCGCTCGGTCGTTAATCCGCTTCTGAAATGACTGTTTCGTTTGATTTTAAGAGATTATTTACAAACTCACGCACCCGACGTCTTCTTCtccaccatgttttttttttagtcaggCTGCTACGGGTCCCTGCAGCAGACAAACCTGGTGCAGTACAGTACGGAGTGTTTGCTTTTCTAATGCCATTGAGCTGCTTGCTGGCGCCATCTGCTGGTTACACAACGAAATAATAGTAATTATGTTAAGCAATGGTTTCATCCGACAGTACGTTAGTAGCCATTCTCCTCACTGAGACCTGCATGAACCggcgtgcagagggaggggaggacagtcactggaacagcacagtgctttactacccattctcctcactgagacctgcatgaaccggcgtgcagagggaggggaggacagtcactggaacagcacagtgctttactacccattctcctcactgagacctgcatgaaccagcttgcagagggaggggaggacagtcactggaacagcGCAGTGCTTTACTATCCATTCTcctcactgagacctgaatgaaccagcttgcagagggaggggaggacagtcactggaacagcacagtgctttactacccattctcctcactgagacctgcatgaaccggcgtgcagagggaggggaggacagtcactggaacagcacagtgctttactacccattctcctcactgagacctgaatgaaccggcgtgcagagggaggggaggacagtcactggaacagcacagtgctttactacccattctcctcactgagacctgcatgaaccggcttgcagagggaggggaggacagtcactggaacagcacagtgctttactacccattctcctcactgagacctgaatgaaccagcttgcagagggaggggaggacagtcactggaacagcacagtgctttactacccattctcctcactgagacctgcatgaaccggcgtgcagagggaggggaggacagtcactggaacagcacagtgctttactacccattctcctcactgagacctgcatgaaccggcttgcagagggaggggcgAGCATTCACTGGAACATCATAGTGCTTTACttcactgagacctgaatgaaccagcttgcagagggagggaCGAGCATTCACTGGAACAGcgcagtgctttactacccattctcttcactgagacctgaatgaaccagcttgcagagggaggggaggacagtcactggaacagcGCAGTGCTTTACttcactgagacctgaatgaaccagcttgcagagggagggaCGAGCattcactggaacagcacagtgctttactacccattctcctcACTGAGACTTGAATGAAccagcttgcagagggaggggcgAGCATTCACTGGAACAGCGCAGTGCTTTACttcactgagacctgaatgaaccagcttgcagagggaggggaggacagtcactggaacagcGCAGTGGTTTACttcactgagacctgaatgaaccagcttgcagagggaggggaggacagtcactggaacagcacagtgctttcctgtcctgtgtgtgcaggtgtgtgtattatttatatatcaaCAACACAAGACTATAGAAAGagacatctttatttcaaaagtaTTACAATTTAACCCCAACCTCACAAATAAgttaacacacacattatacaaagCAAGAGGCGTGGAAAACACACAAAGGAGTcggtttttatatttaaaattaaaattaaaatgggggggggggggggggggggacgacgggACTTTTAttgtcaaaaaaaatatatatatatttctccaaAAATACAACTGCAGTAtctttattaatattactattaaaatagttttaatgatcatttaaaaaataaaaaaaaaccacacacacacacacgattagGAATCTGGAATTCCGGAATTCTCCTGGCTTGTTCCGGATTCGGATTCATTCCTTGGATTCCgttttgatacagcaacctcaaaacTAAGTGATTGGAATTTTCCATTAGAAATTGCCTCTGATCAACCTACGAAAGGAATGGAGGGTGGGATGACGAAACTGTAGCCTGATGTCCGCCATTTTGGCTCAATCTGCTCTTCAGCTTAATCCACAATCCTAACCATGTTGGAGCCAAAATGGTGTCAGTTTCCTCTCCACCTGTATGATATAAACTCAGGTCTCCCTCCCACACCCTCTCGAGATTAGGGGTCCACGAAAGAGACCATGATGTATCTGGTGCCCTGCGTGGTGGGCAGGCCCTCGTGGTAATGCGTCAGGCGCCCAGGGTGCATGAAAGACCACCCTTTCCTGGGGGCTTCGACACTGCAGTTGTAGCGAAGGAATCGACAGCCACCCCCCTGGAGAGAAGCAGAGGAGGTCAGTCAGTAACACAGCATCCTTGTATTCTTCACCACCTTGTGGACACTAAATGCATTGCACACTGCTAAATATACAGCATGCAGtgcaaaatacatgtttttttttctctcaattttattattattattattattattattattattattattattattattattattattattattattatttcttagcagacacccttatccagggcgacttacaactgttacaagatattacattatttcacattatacagatatcacattattttacatacaattaccaatttatacagttgggtttttactggagcaatctaggtaaagtaccttgctcaagggtacaacagcagtgtcccccacctgggattgaacctccggtcaagagtccagagccctaaccactactccacactgctttataTTCAAAATGCAGAGGTGTTTTCAcccaggcaggtatataaaggagatCGATGACACATCTGGAGCTGTTGTGCtagatttgcacactgctgtccaTACCCAGACTGAACCTGGCAGACAATGCAGCCTTTTAGAACCGGAACTCAGAACCTCAGAACTGTCTCCGTGTTCTTAGAACACGCCTCTGCGAGTCACTCAGGTTTTGATGCAGGCAGGTATAGACAGGTCACTTGAtcaaagcatctgctaaatgataatgataataatgacgGCTGCTCTGACCTGGTAGTCTTGTCCTTTGCTGTTGAGAGCCACGTTGATGGTGAACGTGGAGGAATCATGGTGGGGGCGGAGAGAAGGCTGTTCGTTTGGACGGTACCGAACCACAAAGTTCATTACAGCTtgggcctgagagagagagagagagagacagagagagagagagagagagagagagagagagagagagagagagagacataataaaaaatgctAACTTTCTAATTCTATGCAATGagttgcacccagtcctggggttcagatctcccctcaatgaagtctgttattattattaatattgaaatgatcaggagccaggagtttgagcagggttacaaactcacactagccctgctgctgctgctacacccagtcctggggttcagcgctcccctcaatgaagtctgttattattattaatattgaaatgatcaggagccaggagtttgagcagggttacaaactcaatATTTTGTTTAATCCCCACCTTGGGATAGTATCCTGGGTAGAGTTTCTCCGTGACGGGAACGATGTAGTCCTTCAGGAATTTCAGCCATTCCTTTTCGAAGCTGATCTGGTTCATGTGGATATCGACGGTGGGAACGTTCTCATAACCCCCCGATAAACGCTCGtcctgtcggggggggggggcggggacaggaggaaggagagtttGAAGCGGGGAACATCAGaatgaatcaattaaaaaaatgagcaGAAATCAAAATGACTGTAAAACAACCAGGTCTGTTTATGAAGATATGTACCaacggggacccctgcgctcccctgactgtgtgactcccccctgcacaccacgcggccgtgcctttaccaggggagaccctcggggacccctgcgctcccctgactgtgtgactcccccctgcacaccacgcggctgtgcctttcccaggggagaccctcggggatccctgcgctcctctgactgtgtgactcccccctgcacaccacgcggccgtgcctttaccaggggagaccctcggggacccctgcgctcccctgactgtgtgactcccccctgcacaccacgcggccgtgcctttaccaggggagacaaaCCAGAgctggaaatgagactcccgttgcagagcagtttgatccattcctggtttcgctgtgagtttaataataagacacacctgagcttgttacctagacacactgtggggctgatcaagctggtaggaATAAagcctggactgggtgacactgctgtgcaacaggagtcttatttccatcccctgtACAGACAGGATGCTCAAACCGGAAGAGATGAATTAATTGGAAGAGAACCGTGTGTTTGCCTCCTGACCACTGGCCGAAATTTTCCATTTCTTCCACGAGCTCGTCGCACATCCTATCAGAGAAAGCAGGGAACCAGTATACATCTGGGCAGGGCTGtgaggagacagggagacagggggaCAGGGAGGGACAGTTCTCATTAAAGCAAAGCACACATCATCTTTGTTTGTTCATTCATGAGCCAATGCATAGGTGCAGAAATGACATTAGACAACAGTCAATTTACATGGagacgcctctctgtgctttacaatgcttccctatgctttaccagacctctctgtgctttacaatgcttccctatgctttaccagacctctctgtgctttacaatgctcccctatgctttaccagacctctctgtgctttacaatgcttccctatgctttaccagacctctctgtgctttacaatgcttccctatgctttaccagacctctctgtgctttacaatgcttccctatgctttaccagacctctctgtgctttacaatgctcc includes:
- the LOC131727754 gene encoding zinc finger HIT domain-containing protein 1-like isoform X1; translation: MVEKKTSARSQEANQRRILDRATRQRRLNRQLEALEKDNFQDDPHANLPQLVKRLPQFDDRHESSKKRKKTRGDHFKLRFRKNFQALLEEQVIPQAEKTKNLSVSEGPNYLTACAPPSKLPQRPFCAVCGFPSNYTCVSCGARYCCVKCLGTHQETRCLKWTV
- the LOC131727754 gene encoding zinc finger HIT domain-containing protein 1-like isoform X2 encodes the protein MVEKKTSARSQEANQRRILDRATRQRRLNRQLEALEKDNFQDDPHANLPQLVKRLPQFDDRHESSKKRKKTRGDHFKLRFRKNFQALLEEQNLSVSEGPNYLTACAPPSKLPQRPFCAVCGFPSNYTCVSCGARYCCVKCLGTHQETRCLKWTV